A DNA window from Streptomyces canus contains the following coding sequences:
- a CDS encoding LLM class flavin-dependent oxidoreductase: protein MNIGLGLPIDDPAQLLTWARRADASPFSTLGLLDRLVYDNPEPLVTLAILAGATSRIRVQTEVLIAPLHNTALLAKQTATLDRLSGGRFTLGIGVGGREDDCLAAGTDLHRRGRRLDEQMTLLRRAWSGEPYGEGIGPLGPTPATPGGPEVLFGGFAPAALERVGRFGDGFLGAALPPSFMSNLFRAAETAWQKHDRAGHPRLVAQANVALGPDDTLDRARRNLRDYYAFSGHVEYMEAGLLTTPRHIREAADAYVGIGADEVMLYCWASDADQVDRLADVLF, encoded by the coding sequence ATGAACATCGGCCTCGGCCTCCCCATCGACGACCCCGCCCAGCTGCTCACCTGGGCCCGGCGCGCCGACGCGAGCCCCTTCAGCACCCTCGGCCTGCTCGACCGCCTCGTCTACGACAACCCCGAGCCCCTCGTCACCCTTGCGATCCTCGCCGGCGCCACGTCCCGCATCCGCGTCCAGACCGAGGTACTGATCGCACCTCTCCACAACACCGCCCTGCTCGCCAAGCAGACCGCGACCCTCGACCGCCTCTCCGGCGGCCGCTTCACGCTCGGCATCGGTGTCGGAGGCCGCGAGGACGACTGCCTGGCCGCCGGCACCGACCTCCACCGCCGAGGCCGCCGCCTCGACGAACAGATGACCCTGCTGCGCCGCGCCTGGTCCGGCGAGCCGTACGGCGAGGGCATCGGCCCCCTCGGCCCCACCCCCGCCACCCCCGGTGGCCCGGAGGTCCTGTTCGGCGGCTTCGCCCCCGCTGCCCTCGAACGCGTCGGCCGCTTCGGCGACGGCTTCCTCGGCGCCGCCCTGCCGCCCTCCTTCATGTCCAACCTGTTCCGCGCCGCCGAAACGGCCTGGCAGAAACACGACCGCGCCGGCCACCCCCGTCTGGTCGCCCAGGCGAACGTCGCTCTCGGCCCCGACGACACCCTGGACCGGGCCCGCCGCAACCTCCGCGACTACTACGCCTTCAGCGGCCACGTCGAGTACATGGAGGCCGGCCTGCTCACCACACCGCGGCATATCCGCGAGGCCGCCGACGCCTACGTCGGCATCGGGGCCGACGAGGTGATGCTCTACTGCTGGGCCTCGGACGCCGACCAGGTCGACCGCCTCGCCGACGTGCTGTTCTGA
- a CDS encoding glycine hydroxymethyltransferase — MSEQQPLSTESTAFRAALDVIRAVEPRVADAIGQEVHDQREMLKLIASENYASPATLLAMGNWFSDKYAEGTVGRRFYAGCRNVDTVESLAAEHAKELFGARHAYVQPHSGIDANLVAFWSVLAQRVEVPALEKAGVRQVNDLSDADWAELRQAFGNQRMLGMSLDAGGHLTHGFRPNISGKMFDQRSYGTDPSTGLVDYDALRASAREFKPLIIVAGYSAYPRLVNFRIMREIADEVGATLMVDMAHFAGLVAGKVLTGDFDPVPHAQIVTTTTHKSLRGPRGGMVLCDDSLKDQVDRGCPMVLGGPLPHVMAAKAVALAEARQPSFQDYAQRIVDNSRALAEGLMRRGATLVTGGTDNHLNLIDVATSYGLTGRQAEAALLESGIVTNRNAIPADPNGAWYTSGIRIGTPALTTRGLGTAEMDEVAGLIDRVLTTTESGTTKSGAPSKAQHVLDPKVADEISHRATDLVAGFPLYPEIDLG, encoded by the coding sequence ATGTCAGAGCAGCAGCCCCTGTCCACCGAGTCCACGGCCTTCCGCGCCGCCCTCGACGTGATCCGCGCCGTCGAGCCGCGCGTCGCCGACGCCATCGGCCAGGAGGTCCACGACCAGCGCGAGATGCTCAAGCTGATCGCCTCCGAGAACTACGCCTCCCCGGCCACCCTCCTCGCGATGGGCAACTGGTTCAGCGACAAGTACGCCGAGGGCACCGTCGGCCGCCGCTTCTACGCCGGCTGTCGCAACGTCGACACCGTCGAGTCCCTGGCCGCCGAGCACGCCAAGGAGCTCTTCGGCGCCCGGCACGCCTATGTCCAGCCGCACTCCGGCATCGACGCCAACCTCGTCGCCTTCTGGTCCGTCCTCGCCCAGCGTGTCGAGGTCCCCGCCCTGGAGAAGGCCGGCGTCCGCCAGGTCAACGACCTCTCCGACGCCGACTGGGCCGAGCTCCGCCAGGCGTTCGGCAACCAGCGCATGCTCGGTATGTCCCTGGACGCCGGCGGCCACCTCACCCACGGCTTCCGACCCAACATCTCGGGCAAGATGTTCGACCAGCGCTCCTACGGCACCGACCCCTCCACCGGTCTGGTCGACTACGACGCGCTGCGCGCCTCGGCCCGTGAGTTCAAGCCGCTGATCATCGTCGCCGGCTACTCGGCCTACCCCCGTCTGGTGAACTTCCGGATCATGCGCGAGATCGCCGACGAGGTCGGCGCCACGCTCATGGTCGACATGGCGCACTTCGCCGGTCTCGTCGCCGGCAAGGTTCTCACCGGCGACTTCGACCCGGTCCCGCACGCCCAGATCGTCACCACCACCACCCACAAGTCGCTGCGCGGCCCGCGCGGCGGCATGGTGCTGTGCGACGACTCCCTCAAGGACCAGGTCGACCGCGGCTGCCCGATGGTCCTCGGCGGCCCCCTCCCGCACGTCATGGCCGCCAAGGCCGTCGCCCTCGCCGAGGCACGTCAGCCCTCCTTCCAGGACTACGCCCAGCGGATCGTCGACAACTCCCGCGCCCTGGCCGAGGGCCTGATGCGCCGCGGCGCCACCCTGGTCACCGGCGGCACCGACAACCACCTCAACCTGATCGACGTCGCCACCTCCTACGGCCTCACCGGCCGACAGGCCGAGGCCGCCCTGCTCGAGTCGGGCATCGTCACCAACCGCAACGCCATCCCGGCCGACCCCAACGGCGCCTGGTACACCTCCGGCATCCGCATCGGCACCCCGGCCCTGACCACCCGTGGCCTGGGCACCGCCGAGATGGACGAGGTCGCCGGTCTCATCGACCGCGTCCTCACCACCACGGAGTCCGGCACCACCAAGTCGGGAGCGCCCTCCAAGGCCCAGCACGTCCTGGACCCGAAGGTCGCGGACGAGATCTCCCACCGGGCGACCGACCTCGTGGCCGGCTTCCCGCTGTACCCGGAGATCGACCTCGGCTGA
- a CDS encoding RNA polymerase sigma factor gives MIARVRAGDPEAYAELVRAHTGLAMRAAAALGAGADAEDVVQQAFVKAYCGLGRFKEGSAFKPWFMSIVANETRNTVRTAARQRTLAGREAAFAEAEPLIPESADPAVAAVEIERRAALGSALEKLSEEHRLVVTYRYLLEMDESETAQALGWPRGTVKSRLNRALRKLGKLLPDVAPREGGDERE, from the coding sequence GTGATCGCACGCGTACGCGCCGGAGACCCGGAGGCGTACGCGGAGCTGGTGCGGGCCCATACGGGCCTCGCCATGCGAGCGGCCGCCGCGCTCGGGGCGGGTGCGGACGCGGAGGACGTGGTGCAGCAGGCCTTCGTCAAGGCGTACTGCGGGCTGGGCCGCTTCAAGGAGGGCTCGGCGTTCAAGCCGTGGTTCATGTCGATCGTGGCCAATGAGACGAGGAACACAGTGCGGACGGCGGCGCGCCAGCGCACACTCGCCGGCCGCGAGGCGGCCTTCGCGGAGGCCGAGCCGCTGATACCGGAATCGGCGGACCCGGCGGTCGCGGCCGTGGAGATAGAGCGCCGCGCCGCGCTGGGGTCCGCGCTGGAGAAGTTGAGCGAGGAGCACCGTCTGGTCGTCACCTACCGGTATCTGCTGGAGATGGACGAGTCCGAGACGGCCCAGGCCCTGGGCTGGCCCCGCGGGACGGTGAAGTCCCGGCTGAACCGCGCGCTGCGCAAGCTCGGCAAGCTGCTGCCGGATGTCGCGCCTCGGGAAGGGGGTGATGAGCGTGAGTGA
- the trpS gene encoding tryptophan--tRNA ligase — translation MASDRPRVLSGIQPTAGSFHLGNYLGAVRQWVALQESHDAFYMVVDLHAITVPQDPKELTGNTRLAAAQLLAAGLDPERCTLFVQSHVPEHAQLAWVMNCLTGFGEASRMTQFKDKSARQGADSASVGLFTYPILQVADILLYQANEVPVGEDQRQHVELTRDLATRFNGRFGETFTIPKPYILKETAKIYDLQDPSIKMSKSASTPKGLINLLDEPKATAKKVKSAVTDTDTVIRYDAENKPGVSNLLTIYSTLTGTGIAELEQQYEGKLYGALKTDLAEIVVEFVTPFRERTQQYLDDPETLDSILAKGAEKARAVAAETLSQTYEKVGFLPAKH, via the coding sequence ATGGCCTCTGACCGACCCCGCGTGCTCTCCGGAATCCAGCCCACCGCAGGCTCGTTCCACCTCGGCAACTACCTCGGCGCCGTCCGCCAGTGGGTGGCTCTTCAGGAGTCCCACGACGCGTTCTACATGGTCGTCGACCTGCACGCGATCACGGTTCCGCAGGACCCGAAGGAGCTCACGGGCAACACCCGCCTGGCCGCCGCGCAGCTTCTCGCCGCGGGCCTCGACCCGGAGCGCTGCACGCTCTTCGTCCAGAGCCACGTCCCCGAGCACGCCCAGCTCGCCTGGGTCATGAACTGCCTCACCGGATTCGGCGAGGCCTCCCGCATGACCCAGTTCAAGGACAAGTCCGCCCGCCAGGGTGCCGACAGCGCGAGCGTGGGCCTGTTCACGTACCCGATCCTCCAGGTCGCGGACATCCTGCTCTACCAGGCCAACGAGGTCCCGGTGGGTGAGGACCAGCGCCAGCACGTCGAACTGACCCGTGACCTCGCCACGCGCTTCAACGGCCGCTTCGGCGAGACCTTCACGATCCCGAAGCCGTACATCCTCAAGGAGACGGCGAAGATCTACGACCTCCAGGACCCGTCGATCAAGATGAGCAAGTCGGCGTCCACACCGAAGGGCCTCATCAACCTCCTCGACGAGCCGAAGGCCACCGCCAAGAAGGTCAAGAGCGCGGTCACGGACACCGACACCGTCATCCGCTACGACGCCGAGAACAAGCCGGGCGTCAGCAACCTGCTCACCATCTACTCGACCCTGACCGGCACCGGCATCGCCGAGCTGGAGCAGCAGTACGAGGGAAAGCTCTACGGCGCGCTCAAGACGGACCTCGCCGAGATCGTCGTCGAGTTCGTGACGCCGTTCCGGGAGCGGACCCAGCAGTATCTGGACGACCCGGAGACGCTGGACTCGATCCTGGCCAAGGGCGCGGAGAAGGCGCGCGCGGTCGCCGCGGAGACCCTCTCCCAGACGTACGAGAAGGTGGGCTTCCTGCCCGCGAAACACTGA
- a CDS encoding 2'-5' RNA ligase family protein yields the protein MGTVTIGVSIAVPEPHGSLLQERRAGFGDAAAHGIPTHVTLLPPTEVADTALPAIEAHLTEVAATGRPFPMKLSGTGTFRPLSPVVFVQVAQGAEACTWLQKQVRDASGPVARELQFPYHPHVTVAHGIDEAAMDRAFEELAEFEAEWPCTGFALYEQGADGVWRKLREFTFGRSAVPPQAGHVDRGTLPTSQL from the coding sequence GTGGGGACCGTAACGATCGGTGTGTCGATCGCGGTCCCGGAGCCTCACGGCAGCCTGCTCCAGGAGCGGCGCGCGGGCTTCGGCGACGCCGCGGCTCACGGCATCCCCACCCATGTCACCCTGCTGCCGCCCACCGAGGTCGCGGACACCGCGCTGCCCGCCATCGAGGCGCACCTCACCGAGGTCGCCGCGACGGGCCGGCCTTTTCCGATGAAGCTGTCCGGCACCGGCACCTTCCGGCCGCTGTCACCTGTCGTGTTCGTCCAGGTCGCCCAAGGTGCCGAGGCCTGCACGTGGCTCCAGAAGCAGGTCCGTGACGCCTCCGGGCCGGTCGCGCGGGAACTGCAGTTCCCGTACCACCCGCACGTCACGGTGGCCCACGGCATCGACGAGGCGGCCATGGACCGCGCCTTCGAGGAACTCGCCGAGTTCGAGGCCGAGTGGCCGTGCACCGGATTCGCGCTCTACGAGCAGGGGGCCGACGGGGTGTGGCGCAAACTGCGCGAGTTCACCTTCGGTCGCTCGGCCGTGCCGCCCCAGGCCGGCCACGTCGACCGCGGCACCCTGCCCACAAGCCAGCTGTAA
- a CDS encoding decaprenylphospho-beta-D-erythro-pentofuranosid-2-ulose 2-reductase, producing MKDAFGIPQSLLVLGGTSEIALATARRLVVRRTRTVWLAGRPSPALESAARQLRSLGAEVHTVAFDALDPESHETVLGKVFAEGDIDMVLLAFGILGDQAHDEREPVAAVRVAQTNYTGAVSAGLVSARALQAQGHGSLVVLSSVAGERARRADFIYGSSKAGLDVFAQGLGEALHGTGVHVMVVRPGFVRSRATAGLEEAPLATTPEAVATAIELGLRRRSETVWVPGALRVVMAAVRHLPRAVFRLLPL from the coding sequence GTGAAGGACGCCTTCGGCATTCCCCAGTCCCTGCTCGTCCTCGGCGGTACGTCCGAGATCGCGCTGGCCACCGCCCGCCGCCTCGTCGTCCGACGCACCCGCACGGTGTGGCTGGCGGGGCGCCCGTCCCCCGCCCTGGAGTCGGCCGCCAGGCAATTGCGCTCTCTGGGGGCCGAGGTCCACACCGTCGCCTTCGACGCGCTGGACCCCGAATCCCACGAGACGGTGCTCGGCAAGGTGTTCGCCGAAGGCGACATCGACATGGTGCTGCTCGCCTTCGGGATCCTCGGCGACCAGGCCCACGACGAGCGCGAACCAGTCGCTGCGGTGCGGGTAGCGCAGACCAACTACACAGGTGCCGTCTCGGCCGGCCTGGTGTCCGCGCGCGCGTTGCAGGCTCAGGGGCACGGCTCGCTCGTCGTGCTCTCCTCCGTGGCCGGCGAGCGCGCCCGCCGCGCCGACTTCATCTACGGCTCCAGCAAGGCGGGCCTCGACGTCTTCGCCCAGGGGTTGGGCGAGGCCCTGCACGGCACGGGCGTGCACGTCATGGTCGTACGCCCCGGGTTCGTGCGGTCGAGAGCGACGGCCGGTCTGGAGGAGGCGCCCCTCGCGACCACCCCGGAGGCCGTCGCGACGGCGATCGAGCTGGGTCTGCGGCGCCGCTCGGAGACGGTGTGGGTGCCGGGGGCGCTGCGGGTGGTGATGGCGGCGGTGCGGCATCTGCCGCGGGCGGTGTTCCGGCTGCTGCCGCTGTAA